The following are encoded in a window of Hypanus sabinus isolate sHypSab1 unplaced genomic scaffold, sHypSab1.hap1 scaffold_80, whole genome shotgun sequence genomic DNA:
- the LOC132390187 gene encoding zinc finger protein 585A-like, translating to MAHQRVHTGERPFTCLDCGKGFTQSCHLKVHQRIHTGERPFTCLDCGKGFTWSCHLKLHQRVHTGERPFTCSVCGKRFTQSSSLMAHQQVHTGERPFTCLDCGKGFTWSCHLKVHQRIHTGERPFTCSDCGKGFTQSSELKVHQRVHTGERPFTCSDCGKGFTSSSQLKVHQRVHTGERPFTCSDCGKGFTQSSELKVHQRVHSGERPFTCSDCGKRYTQSFKLKIHQRVHTGEKPFTCSDCGKGFTQTAHLRSHMSVHTGKRPFTCSYCGEGFILSSQLLAHQRVHTGERPFTCSDCGKGFTQSYSLLVHQRLHTGERPFTCSDCGKGFTCLAKLKLHQRVHTGERPFTCSDCGKGFICSSELKVHRRVHTGERPFICSECGKGFIQSSTLKVHQRVHTRERPFTCSECGKGFTQLGNLQAHQRVHTGERPFTCSDCGKGFTQSSSLQAHRSVHTGEKLFTC from the coding sequence atggctcaccagcgagttcacactggagagaggccgttcacctgcttggactgtgggaaaggattcactcagtcatgccatctgaaggtacatcagcgaattcacactggggagaggccgttcacctgcttggactgtgggaaggggttcacttgGTCATGCCATCTGAagctacatcagagagttcacactggggagaggccatttacctgctcagtctgtgggaagagattcactcagtcatccagcctaatggctcaccagcaagttcacactggagagaggccgttcacctgcttggactgtgggaaggggttcacttgGTCAtgccatctgaaggtacatcagcgaattcacactggggagaggccgttcacctgctcagactgtgggaagggattcactcagtcatctgaactgaaggtacatcagcgagttcacactggagagaggccgttcacctgctcagactgtgggaagggattcacttcgtcatctcaactgaaggtacatcagcgagttcacactggagagaggccgttcacctgctcagactgtgggaagggattcactcagtcatctgaactgaaggtacatcagcgagttcactctggtgaaaggccattcacctgctcagactgtgggaaaagatACACTCAGTCATTTAAGCTCaaaatacatcagcgagttcacactggagagaagccgttcacctgctcagactgtgggaagggattcactcagacaGCCCACCTACGATCACAcatgtcagttcacactgggaagaggccgtttacctgttcatactgtggggagggattcatttTGTCATCACAGCTGctggcacatcagcgagttcacactggggagagaccgttcacctgctcagactgtgggaagggattcacacagtcgtACAGCCTACTGGTTCACCAGCGGCTTCACACCggcgagcggccgttcacctgttcggactgtgggaagggattcacttgcttagCTAAACTGAagctacatcagagagttcacactggagagaggccgttcacctgctcagactgtgggaagggattcatttgctcatctgaactgaaggtacatcggagagttcacactggggagcggccgttcatctgctcagaatgtgggaagggattcattcaatcATCCACtctgaaagtacatcagcgagttcacaccagagagaggccattcacctgctcagagtgtgggaagggattcactcagttaggtaacctacaagcacaccagcgagttcacactggggagaggccgttcacctgttcagactgtgggaagggattcactcagtcatccagcctacAAGCACACAggtcagttcatactggggagaagctgttcacctgctga
- the LOC132390189 gene encoding zinc finger protein 235-like, with amino-acid sequence MAHKRGLPGERPFTCSDCGKGFTQSSELKVHQRVHTGERPFTCSYCGKGFTTSSHLLIHQSVHTAVRDFTCSVCGKTFTRSSNLQRHQQVHTGEKLFTCSDCGKGFTRSFNLQSHQRVHTGEWLFTCSDCGKGFSQASHLQRHQSVHTGEKPFTCSFCGKTFTQSSNLQTHQRVHTGEKPFICSDCGKGFTQLGSLQAHQLVHTGERPFTCSDCGKRFTTSSHLVTHQSVHTAVRDFICSVCGKRFTQSSNLQRHQQVHTGEKLFTCPDCGKGFTRSFNLQSHQRVHTGERLFTCSDCGKGFTQASHLRRHQSVHTGEKLFTCSVCGKSFTQSSNLQTHQRVHTGKRPFTCSDCGKRFTTSSHLVTHQSVHTAERDFTLSDSEKGFTQSSDLLAHR; translated from the coding sequence ATGGCTCACAAGCGAGGTCTCCCCGGGGAGCGGCCGTTTACCtgttcggactgtgggaagggattcactcagtcatctgaactgaaggtacatcagagagttcacactggggagaggccattcacctgctcatactgtgggaagggattcaccacatcatctcacctactgattcaccagtcagttcacactgcagtgagagatttcacctgctcagtctgtgggaagacattcactcggtcatctaacctacagagacaccagcaagttcacactggggagaagctgttcacctgctcagactgtgggaaaggattcactcgatcattcaacctacagagtcaccagcgagttcacactggggagtggctgttcacttgctcagactgtgggaagggattcagtcaggcatctcacctacagagacaccagtcagttcacactggggagaagccattcacctgctcattctgtgggaagacatttactcagtcatccaacctacagacacaccagcgagttcacactggggagaagccgttcatttgctcagactgtggaaagggattcacacagttaggtagcctacaagcacaccagttagttcacactggggagcggccattcacctgctcagactgtgggaagagattcaccacatcatctcacctggtgactcaccagtcagttcacactgcagtgagggatttcatctgttcagtctgtgggaagagattcactcagtcatctaacctacagagacaccagcaagttcacactggggagaagctgttcacctgcccagactgtgggaaaggattcactcgatcattcaacctacagagtcaccagcgagttcacactggggagaggctgttcacctgctcagactgtgggaagggattcactcaggcatctcacctacggagacaccagtcagttcacactggggagaagctattcacctgctcagtctgtggaaagtcattcactcagtcatccaacctacagacacaccagcgagttcacactgggaagaggccattcacctgctcagactgtgggaagagattcaccacatcatctcacctagtgacacaccagtcagttcacactgcagagagGGATTTCACCCTCTCAGatagtgagaagggattcactcagtcatctgatctgCTGGCACACCGGTGA